One part of the Lotus japonicus ecotype B-129 chromosome 2, LjGifu_v1.2 genome encodes these proteins:
- the LOC130736808 gene encoding putative pentatricopeptide repeat-containing protein At1g12700, mitochondrial, with amino-acid sequence MACLRFRRFPFLSNPTFLRSFHSHSRSRFHSSFHNPGDAVSHFNRMLQMPSTPPIFEFGKVLTFLVKTEHYSTAISLSRQMESSGIAPNIVTLSILINCYCHLGQITSAFSVLAGILKRGYQPDTITFTTLIKGLCLHGKIQRALQFHDDVLAQGFLLNQVSYGTLINGLCKIGETRAALELLRRIQGRGIKPTVVMYNTIIDSLCKDKLVSHACNLYSEMIAKGISPDVVTYNALIYGFCIVGQLKQAIALLDEMGLKNIDPDVYSFSILVDALCKEGKVKEAKNVLAVMIKQVKEVNKAQDVFNAMARRGETPDVHSYNIIINGLCKIKMVDEALNLLAEMDYKKVVPDTVTYSSLIDGLCKSGRISHAWELLEEMHARGTPPDVITYNSVLDALCKSHHVDKGIALIKKIIVKGIQPDMCTYTILLDGLCKAGRLKDAQEVFQDLVTKGYHINVLTYTVMINGLCKEGLFDEALALLSKMENEGCIPNAITFETIIQSLFKNDENDKAEKLLREMIARGLLEK; translated from the exons ATGGCTTGTTTAAGGTTTAGGAGGTTTCCCTTTCTTTCCAACCCCACTTTCCTTCGTTCCTTTCACTCTCACTCTCGCTCTCGCTTTCATTCTTCCTTTCACAATCCTGGTGACGCCGTCTCACACTTCAATCGCATGCTTCAAATGCCTTCTACCCCACCCATCTTCGAATTCGGCAAGGTTTTAACTTTCCTCGTCAAGACGGAGCATTACTCCACCGCCATATCCCTTTCTCGCCAAATGGAATCTAGTGGAATTGCGCCAAACATTGTTACTCTCAGCATTTTGATCAACTGTTACTGTCATCTAGGACAAATTACTTCAGCCTTTTCTGTACTCGCCGGAATTCTCAAGAGAGGTTATCAGCCAGACACCATCACCTTCACTACTCTCATCAAAGGTCTCTGTCTTCACGGCAAGATTCAAAGAGCACTACAATTTCATGATGACGTGCTAGCTCAGGGATTTCTATTGAACCAAGTCAGTTACGGGACCTTGATCAATGGGCTATGTAAAATTGGGGAAACAAGAGCTGCTTTGGAGTTGCTTAGGAGGATTCAAGGGCGAGGGATTAAACCTACTGTGGTAATGTACAACACCATCATTGATAGCCTGTGTAAAGACAAACTTGTAAGTCATGCTTGCAATTTATATTCTGAAATGATTGCCAAGGGAATATCTCCTGATGTTGTCACGTACAATGCTTTAATATATGGCTTTTGCATTGTTGGTCAATTGAAACAAGCAATTGCTTTGTTAGATGAAATGGGATTGAAAAACATAGACCCGGATGTTTATTCTTTTAGTATATTGGTTGATGCTTTATGCAAGGAAGGAAAGGTGAAAGAAGCTAAAAATGTGTTAGCTGTGATGATTAAACAAG TTAAGGAAGTGAATAAAGCCCAAGATGTATTCAATGCTATGGCTCGGAGGGGCGAGACTCCAGATGTTCATAGCTACAATATCATAATCAACGGACTATGTAAGATTAAAATGGTTGATGAAGCCTTGAATCTCCTTGCAGAAATGGATTACAAAAAGGTTGTTCCTGATACAGTTACCTACAGTTCTCTTATTGATGGGTTATGCAAATCAGGGAGAATCTCTCATGCTTGGGAGCTTCTTGAAGAGATGCATGCTAGAGGTACACCACCTGATGTAATCACTTACAATTCTGTCTTGGATGCTTTATGCAAAAGCCACCATGTTGATAAGGGAATTGCTTTAATCAAGAAAATTATAGTCAAGGGTATTCAGCCAGATATGTGCACATACACAATACTTCTGGATGGACTATGCAAAGCTGGAAGACTCAAGGATGCACAAGAAGTTTTTCAGGATCTTGTGACTAAAGGCTATCATATAAATGTCCTTACTTATACTGTTATGATCAATGGGCTTTGTAAAGAAGGCTTGTTTGATGAAGCGTTGGCCTTACTGTCAAAAATGGAAAATGAGGGATGTATTCCAAATGCTATAACTTTTGAAACAATTATTCAGTCACTCTTTAAAAATGACGAGAATGACAAGGCAGAGAAACTTCTTCGTGAAATGATTGCTAGAGGTCTACTGGAAAAATAA
- the LOC130738757 gene encoding NDR1/HIN1-like protein 10 — MGFGSRCFCCCYCTIYMLMFMVMIASIIFWIIISPSSVKFHITDASLTRFNLTSDHNLYYNFRVNITVRNPNDNIIVYYRRITAIAWYKDNDFAFFSITPFDQGHKNTTFLGPVVFEGQSVMKLGSKQLAEYAEESRMGIYTDLAVDLDLRIRAKYGRFKSSRFNPPVVQCRRLRVPLIISNGKSPPSFNVTKCRTGYFFADRDADAGA; from the coding sequence ATGGGTTTTGGATCCCGCTGCTTCTGCTGTTGCTACTGCACAATCTACATGCTCATGTTCATGGTCATGATTGCCAGCATCATCTTCTGGATAataatctccccctcaagtgtcaAATTCCACATAACCGATGCATCGCTCACGCGCTTCAACCTCACAAGCGACCACAACCTGTATTACAATTTCAGGGTCAACATCACAGTTAGAAACCCCAATGACAACATCATAGTGTACTATAGGAGGATCACAGCAATTGCTTGGTACAAAGATAATGACTTTGCTTTTTTCAGTATAACACCCTTTGACCAAGGCCACAAGAACACCACATTCCTTGGGCCTGTGGTGTTTGAAGGGCAGAGTGTGATGAAGCTAGGATCTAAGCAACTTGCCGAGTACGCGGAAGAGTCACGTATGGGGATTTACACTGACTTGGCTGTGGATTTGGATCTTCGAATTAGAGCCAAGTATGGAAGGTTCAAGAGTAGCCGTTTTAATCCGCCCGTTGTGCAGTGTCGTCGCTTAAGAGTTCCTTTGATTATTTCTAATGGTAAATCACCACCTTCTTTCAATGTCACAAAATGTAGAACTGGTTATTTCTTTGCAGATCGTGATGCAGATGCAGGAGCCTGA
- the LOC130738752 gene encoding uncharacterized protein LOC130738752, whose amino-acid sequence MMYQIPSSASSMSFTHTPPFSNASSPPSSSSTITFVTYARFSATTASMLQHRTASRFPFSATRNRPRAAVAAIRAKAETDFYSTLNVSSSATLQEIKSSYRKLARKYHPDMNKSPGAEDKFKEISAAYEVLSDDEKRSLYDRFGESGLQGENEGPASASGVDPFDLFEAFFGRSDGLFGDSDEGGFNFNMRNNRNRGQDIRYDLHLSFEESIFGGQREIEVSCLQTCNICDGTGAKSKSCIKQCTNCGGRGGEMRSQKTPFGMMSQVSTCSKCGGLGKIITDHCRKCDGSGQLQAKRTMEVAIPPGLNDGDTMRIRGEGNYDKNRRKTGDLFVVLHVDAKQGVWREGLHLYSKINIDFTEAILGSVKKVETVEGSRDLQIPSGIQPGDSVKISRLGVPDMNKPSIRGDHFFIVNVLIPKDISGTERVLVEQLASLRTPSKGDSASSNDIGIPEGKLDEFIKRDPKCDASTKGLNSVWRSITNFLRGGQSEERFASISQDASHASLWRFGHQNHSVPDSFFVIFILTLIFASIAKSKNSLTQYFINRTHSEKF is encoded by the exons ATGATGTATCAAATTCCTTCTTCTGCATCATCCATGTCATTCACCCACACACCACCATTCTCCAATGCATCAtcaccaccttcttcttcttccactatCACTTTCGTCACCTATGCTAGATTCAGTGCCACCACAGCTTCCATGCTCCAGCACCGGACGGCAAGCCGTTTTCCCTTTTCTGCCACCAGGAACCGCCCCCGTGCGGCGGTGGCGGCGATTAGAGCCAAAGCTGAAACTGATTTCTACTCCACTTTGAATGTCAGCAGCAGTGCTACCCTTCAGGAAATCAAGAGCTCTTATCGGAAACTAGCTCGAAAG TATCATCCAGATATGAACAAATCCCCTGGGGCAGAGGACAAGTTCAAGGAGATTAGTGCTGCATATGAG GTCCTATCAGATGATGAGAAAAGATCTTTATATGATCGCTTTGGTGAGTCAGGTCTACAAGGAGAGAATGAAGGGCCAGCAAGTGCATCTGGG GTTGATCCTTTTGATTTATTCGAGGCATTCTTTGGTCGTTCAGATGGACTATTTGGAGATAGTGATGAAGGGGGCTTCAACTTCAATATGAGAAACAATAGAAACCGTGGCCAAGATATCCG GTATGACCTTCATTTGAGCTTTGAAGAATCAATTTTTGGAGGTCAGAGGGAGATTGAAGTTTCTTGTCTTCAGACATGTAATATTTGTGATGGTACAGGAGCTAAATCAAAGAGTTGCATTAAACAATGCACAAATTGTGGTGGCAGAGGAGGAGAAATGAGAAGTCAAAAAACACCCTTTGGAATGATGTCTCAG GTTTCTACCTGCTCTAAGTGTGGGGGTCTTGGAAAGATAATCACCGATCACTGTCGAAAATGTGATGGCAGTGGTCAGTTACAAGCTAAACGAACAATGGAAGTGGCCATTCCTCCTGGCCTCAACGATGGAGACACAATGCGAATTCGAGGAGAAGGGAATTATGATAAGAATAG GCGTAAAACTGGGGATCTTTTTGTGGTCCTCCATGTAGATGCAAAGCAAGGAGTTTGGAGAGAGGGTCTTCATTTATACTCAAAGATTAACATTGACTTCACAGAGGCAATACTGGGGTCAGTTAAAAAG GTAGAAACTGTTGAAGGTTCTAGGGATCTCCAAATTCCCTCTGGGATTCAACCTGGAGATTCAGTTAAGATCTCACGCTTGGGAGTTCCAGACATGAATAAACCATCTATTCGAGGCGATCATTTTTTCATTGTGAATGTTCTTATTCCTAAGGATATCAG TGGCACCGAACGTGTACTTGTTGAGCAGTTAGCTTCACTAAGAACACCCAGCAAAGGTGATTCAGCGTCTTCGAATGACATTG GGATACCTGAAGGAAAACTCGATGAATTTATAAAGAGGGATCCTAAATGTGATGCTTCAACCAAGGGATTAAATTCAGTGTGGAGATCAATCACGAACTTCTTAAG GGGAGGACAATCTGAAGAAAGGTTTGCTTCAATTAGCCAGGATGCATCACATGCATCCTTGTGGAGATTCGGCCACCAAAATCATTCAGTCCCAGATTccttttttgttattttcattttaacatTGATTTTTGCATCTATAGCAAAGTCTAAGAACTCATTGACCCAATACTTCATTAATAGAACACACAGTGAAAAATTTTGA